In one window of Vulpes vulpes isolate BD-2025 chromosome 1, VulVul3, whole genome shotgun sequence DNA:
- the TIGIT gene encoding T-cell immunoreceptor with Ig and ITIM domains isoform X1, translating into MVFLVGLPYAVCVLVESVSYMPLTLFSLNSVFPRPSLLIGSVLASQLQSTGFGGRRGLGCFLWAPSLGGNMQWYLLLIWAQGLGQAPLSTSGAVSGRIMTTGNISAKEGGSVTLQCHLSSTTANVTQVNWEKQDQLLAVHHTDLGWHIYPAFRERVAPGPNLGLTLQSLTKNDTGEYLCTYHTYPDGIYRGTFFLEVLQSSVAERSAAFQIPLLGAMASVLAVICVAVILGGLWTRKKKCHRVHCGESGLRTTTYEREEQSPCILSSTGRAIQVEMVPVGLYTEQRADDYAEPHDYFNVLSYRSLGSFSFLAETG; encoded by the exons ATGGTCTTTCTTGTGGGCTTGCCCTATGCAGTTTGTGTACTTGTTGAGAGCGTTTCATATATGCCTCTGACATTGTTTTCGCTGAACTCAGTTTTTCCGAGACCCTCTCTCCTCATAGGCTCAGTTCTGGCCTCGCAGCTGCAGTCCACAGGTTTCGGCGGCAGAAGAGGCCTCGGCTGCTTCCTGTGGGCCCCCTCGCTGGGTGGAAACATGCAATGGTATCTCCTCCTGATTtgggcccaggggctggggcaggctcCCCTCTCTACCTCAG GAGCTGTGTCAGGCAGGATAATGACAACGGGGAACATTTCTGCTAAGGAAGGTGGCTCTGTCACCTTGCAATGTCACCTCTCCTCCACCACTGCCAACGTGACTCAGGTCAACTGGGAGAAGCAGGACCAACTTCTGGCCGTTCATCACACTGACTTGGGGTGGCACATCTATCCGGCCTTCAGAGAGCGAGTGGCCCCAGGCCCCAACCTGGGCCTCACCCTGCAGTCGCTGACCAAGAATGACACGGGGGAGTACCTCTGTACCTATCACACCTACCCTGATGGGATTTACAGAGGGACGTTCTTTCTGGAGGTCCTGCAAAGCTCAG TGGCTGAGCGCAGCGCTGCGTTCCAGATCCCACTGCTGGGAGCCATGGCCTCAGTGCTGGCCGTCATCTGTGTGGCAGTCATCCTGGGGGGCCTCTGGACCAGAAAG aagaaaTGTCACAGAGTCCATTGTGGGGAAAGTGGCCTCAGGACGACGACGTATGAACGGGAGGAACAGAGTCCCTGCATCCTGTCGTCCACTGGAAGGGCCATCCAGGTAGAGATGGTGCCCGTGGGCCTCTACACGGAGCAGAGGGCAGACGACTATGCCGAGCCACACGACTACTTCAACGTCCTGAGCTACAGGAGCCTTGGAAGCTTCAGCTTCCTGGCCGAGACTGGTTAG
- the TIGIT gene encoding T-cell immunoreceptor with Ig and ITIM domains isoform X2: MVFLVGLPYAVCVLVESVSYMPLTLFSLNSVFPRPSLLIGSVLASQLQSTGFGGRRGLGCFLWAPSLGGNMQWYLLLIWAQGLGQAPLSTSGAVSGRIMTTGNISAKEGGSVTLQCHLSSTTANVTQVNWEKQDQLLAVHHTDLGWHIYPAFRERVAPGPNLGLTLQSLTKNDTGEYLCTYHTYPDGIYRGTFFLEVLQSSVAERSAAFQIPLLGAMASVLAVICVAVILGGLWTRKKCHRVHCGESGLRTTTYEREEQSPCILSSTGRAIQVEMVPVGLYTEQRADDYAEPHDYFNVLSYRSLGSFSFLAETG; this comes from the exons ATGGTCTTTCTTGTGGGCTTGCCCTATGCAGTTTGTGTACTTGTTGAGAGCGTTTCATATATGCCTCTGACATTGTTTTCGCTGAACTCAGTTTTTCCGAGACCCTCTCTCCTCATAGGCTCAGTTCTGGCCTCGCAGCTGCAGTCCACAGGTTTCGGCGGCAGAAGAGGCCTCGGCTGCTTCCTGTGGGCCCCCTCGCTGGGTGGAAACATGCAATGGTATCTCCTCCTGATTtgggcccaggggctggggcaggctcCCCTCTCTACCTCAG GAGCTGTGTCAGGCAGGATAATGACAACGGGGAACATTTCTGCTAAGGAAGGTGGCTCTGTCACCTTGCAATGTCACCTCTCCTCCACCACTGCCAACGTGACTCAGGTCAACTGGGAGAAGCAGGACCAACTTCTGGCCGTTCATCACACTGACTTGGGGTGGCACATCTATCCGGCCTTCAGAGAGCGAGTGGCCCCAGGCCCCAACCTGGGCCTCACCCTGCAGTCGCTGACCAAGAATGACACGGGGGAGTACCTCTGTACCTATCACACCTACCCTGATGGGATTTACAGAGGGACGTTCTTTCTGGAGGTCCTGCAAAGCTCAG TGGCTGAGCGCAGCGCTGCGTTCCAGATCCCACTGCTGGGAGCCATGGCCTCAGTGCTGGCCGTCATCTGTGTGGCAGTCATCCTGGGGGGCCTCTGGACCAGAAAG aaaTGTCACAGAGTCCATTGTGGGGAAAGTGGCCTCAGGACGACGACGTATGAACGGGAGGAACAGAGTCCCTGCATCCTGTCGTCCACTGGAAGGGCCATCCAGGTAGAGATGGTGCCCGTGGGCCTCTACACGGAGCAGAGGGCAGACGACTATGCCGAGCCACACGACTACTTCAACGTCCTGAGCTACAGGAGCCTTGGAAGCTTCAGCTTCCTGGCCGAGACTGGTTAG